The Flavobacteriales bacterium genome contains a region encoding:
- a CDS encoding ribonucleotide-diphosphate reductase subunit beta — protein MQITQIIKRDNEIVPFSIANITEAIDKAMQSVGEGSREDAEGIAQIVLGVLLERKLSDNSYTPTVEQIQDIVEDKLMDSPFHNVAKAYILYRVEQARNRQSNIFEKRINLKPYEYPELNEYVDAIRHSYWIHTEFNFTSDIQDYKTALTETEKNALKNTMLAISQIEVAVKTFWGDIYQKMPKPEIGSVGATFAESEVRHQDAYSHLLEILGLNNEFKNLKKKPVIMKRVQYLESALKNAKSDDNKEYAESILLFSLFIEHVSLFSQFLIIMSFNKHRNLFKGISNVVEATSKEEQIHGDFGIDIINIIKRENPSWFDEQHSQMVQEMCKEAFESESKIVDWIFEKGELDFLPKNVINEFIKNRFNNSLESIGIEKIFEVDKDLVAETEWFDDEIIATKHGDFFVKRSINYSKRTKSITGDDLF, from the coding sequence ATGCAAATTACACAGATAATAAAGAGAGATAACGAGATTGTACCATTCTCAATTGCCAATATAACAGAAGCTATCGATAAAGCGATGCAATCTGTCGGAGAGGGGTCAAGAGAAGATGCCGAGGGGATTGCTCAAATTGTATTAGGCGTATTGCTTGAAAGAAAATTAAGCGATAACTCGTATACACCAACGGTAGAACAAATACAGGATATTGTTGAGGATAAGTTAATGGATAGCCCATTTCATAATGTTGCTAAGGCTTATATTCTATATCGTGTAGAACAGGCAAGAAACCGTCAGTCTAATATTTTTGAGAAGCGTATTAACCTTAAACCTTACGAATACCCAGAACTGAATGAGTATGTTGATGCAATAAGACATTCTTACTGGATTCATACAGAGTTTAACTTTACTAGTGATATTCAAGATTATAAAACAGCATTAACAGAGACTGAAAAAAATGCGTTGAAAAACACCATGTTGGCAATCTCACAAATAGAAGTAGCGGTTAAAACATTCTGGGGAGATATTTACCAGAAAATGCCAAAGCCTGAAATTGGTTCAGTGGGAGCAACTTTTGCAGAAAGTGAAGTTAGACATCAGGACGCTTATTCTCACTTGTTAGAGATATTAGGGTTGAATAATGAGTTTAAAAACTTAAAGAAAAAGCCCGTTATTATGAAACGGGTACAGTACTTAGAAAGTGCATTGAAAAACGCTAAGAGTGATGATAACAAGGAATATGCTGAATCTATTTTGCTATTCTCATTGTTTATCGAACATGTTTCTTTATTCTCGCAGTTTTTGATAATCATGTCTTTTAATAAGCATAGAAACTTATTTAAAGGGATTTCAAATGTTGTAGAAGCAACATCAAAAGAGGAACAAATACATGGAGACTTTGGAATTGATATCATCAATATTATAAAGAGGGAAAATCCATCTTGGTTTGATGAGCAACACAGCCAAATGGTTCAAGAGATGTGTAAAGAAGCTTTTGAATCTGAAAGTAAGATTGTGGATTGGATTTTTGAGAAAGGAGAGTTAGATTTCTTACCTAAAAATGTGATTAATGAGTTTATTAAAAACAGGTTTAATAATTCATTAGAGAGTATAGGAATTGAAAAAATATTTGAGGTAGATAAAGACCTTGTTGCAGAGACAGAGTGGTTTGATGACGAAATCATTGCAACTAAACATGGGGACTTTTTTGTGAAAAGGTCAATTAACTATAGTAAAAGAACAAAAAGTATAACTGGAGACGATTTATTTTAA
- a CDS encoding deoxynucleoside kinase produces MLNYKHIVIEGNIGAGKTTLANFIAKEFDSSLLLEEFEENDFLKEFYNNEDFVLHAEVQFILDRSKQLFQFHKQKHQAIVTDYIPSKSLIFSKMNLSKNDFNLVENLVQSLFKTLPQPDIMLFLERPVQQLKENILKRGREYETNISNAYLQKVEDAYTHFLKQQQEFPVLLINADEIDLSNPTILKEKIAKLLQANFENRVKKVSLL; encoded by the coding sequence ATGTTGAACTATAAACATATCGTAATTGAAGGGAATATTGGGGCTGGAAAAACAACTTTAGCCAATTTCATCGCTAAAGAATTTGACAGTTCTTTGTTGTTAGAAGAATTTGAAGAAAATGATTTTTTGAAAGAGTTTTATAATAATGAAGATTTTGTTCTACATGCTGAAGTACAATTCATATTAGACAGGAGCAAACAATTATTTCAATTTCACAAACAAAAACACCAAGCTATTGTAACTGACTATATTCCCTCTAAAAGTTTGATTTTTTCCAAAATGAACTTATCGAAAAACGACTTTAACCTTGTAGAAAATTTAGTACAATCGCTTTTCAAGACCTTACCTCAACCTGATATTATGCTTTTTTTAGAACGCCCCGTTCAACAGCTCAAAGAAAACATCTTAAAAAGAGGACGTGAGTATGAAACAAACATCTCTAATGCCTACTTACAAAAAGTAGAAGATGCCTATACCCACTTTTTAAAACAACAACAAGAATTTCCTGTTCTTTTAATTAATGCTGATGAAATTGACTTGTCTAACCCAACTATTTTAAAAGAAAAAATTGCTAAGCTTTTACAAGCCAATTTTGAAAACAGAGTAAAGAAAGTTAGCTTACTATAA
- a CDS encoding WG repeat-containing protein, which translates to MKLFCLILLAILIPTSYLGQNLIPKQKKKKWGFVDKNDEWVIKPKFHEVKKFSEGYACVRVKNKWGYIDRYGKKITPLKYSAAIPFANGLAAVRSSAPLPGNTRANNNQYKWGYIDITGTIVIPLSFRFAHSFDSKGRALVELFKLKKGETFWIDKSGQAISPPFIEKIKVGKHYKIINQRNGKEKVYRYIKETGTPITEWYLNDFALTGDLIKVWLPSNPENDTIETNAFKGNSKKKLCAYMDQNGTILSDWYSEIKSFKNGYAPVRHHHLYGFIDRSFNLTQKPLYREISLINDSTYKAQIEYGKSVLLNIKGVEKSLYCHEFELYADDFFLGVHQLKSSYRNETKYAVFSAYGKQITGWYNKVNDIHNNIIRVEDDRPQYIDNKLKYIAKYNYVSLTSGELISDWRPASHIKWQNKPPKDSLLSYLFMTNPIIELDHHFFEKMFVKEFDLDHRGKKITFSGGDFHNGMALVALTTVEKETQHHKITTTSNCSKYGYIDWNGDLIIPYKYEEAGAFRDEYAVIRKNGKYGAINSKGKKVIPEKYNLLGAYGSGLFPFLDKEGKWGYINRSNRIQINPIFDNAQPFSYGYASVKKGRYWGLIDVMGKEIMPFNYQKPIVVISPKKVKYLESGVGYIEKNINEL; encoded by the coding sequence ATGAAGTTATTTTGTCTCATACTACTTGCAATATTAATCCCTACCTCTTACTTGGGGCAAAACTTAATCCCTAAGCAAAAGAAAAAGAAGTGGGGGTTTGTTGACAAAAATGATGAGTGGGTAATCAAACCAAAATTTCATGAAGTCAAGAAATTTAGTGAGGGCTATGCTTGTGTAAGAGTTAAAAACAAGTGGGGCTATATTGATCGCTATGGAAAAAAAATAACCCCACTCAAATATTCAGCAGCTATCCCTTTTGCAAATGGTTTAGCCGCAGTCAGATCTTCCGCTCCTCTTCCCGGCAATACAAGGGCCAACAACAATCAATACAAATGGGGCTATATTGATATTACGGGGACTATTGTAATTCCTTTAAGCTTTAGATTTGCTCATTCATTCGACTCAAAAGGCAGAGCTTTAGTTGAATTGTTTAAATTAAAAAAAGGAGAAACTTTTTGGATTGATAAATCAGGGCAAGCAATATCACCTCCATTTATTGAAAAAATTAAAGTTGGTAAACATTATAAAATCATTAACCAACGAAATGGAAAAGAAAAAGTATACCGCTACATAAAAGAAACTGGAACACCGATTACTGAATGGTATTTAAATGACTTTGCCTTAACAGGTGATTTAATCAAAGTTTGGTTACCGTCTAATCCAGAAAATGACACCATTGAAACCAATGCTTTTAAGGGAAACAGTAAAAAGAAGTTATGCGCTTATATGGATCAAAACGGAACTATCTTGAGTGATTGGTATTCAGAAATTAAGTCGTTTAAGAATGGGTATGCTCCTGTGAGGCACCATCACCTTTATGGTTTTATTGATCGTTCGTTTAACTTAACTCAAAAACCTCTATATAGAGAAATTAGTTTAATTAACGACAGCACTTACAAAGCGCAAATTGAATATGGAAAATCGGTATTACTTAATATAAAAGGAGTAGAAAAAAGCCTCTACTGCCATGAGTTTGAACTATACGCTGATGATTTCTTCTTAGGGGTTCACCAATTAAAATCAAGCTATAGAAACGAAACGAAATATGCTGTTTTTTCGGCGTATGGAAAACAGATTACAGGATGGTACAATAAAGTTAACGATATACACAACAACATTATTCGAGTGGAAGATGATCGCCCTCAATACATTGATAATAAACTTAAATACATTGCTAAATACAATTATGTGAGCCTCACTTCTGGAGAATTAATTTCTGACTGGAGACCAGCATCCCATATCAAATGGCAAAATAAGCCACCAAAAGATAGTCTGTTAAGCTACTTATTTATGACTAATCCTATCATTGAATTAGACCATCATTTCTTTGAAAAAATGTTTGTTAAGGAATTCGATCTCGATCACCGAGGCAAAAAAATCACATTTAGTGGAGGAGATTTCCATAACGGAATGGCATTGGTTGCGCTCACTACTGTTGAAAAAGAAACACAACATCACAAAATTACCACTACCTCTAATTGTAGTAAATATGGTTATATAGATTGGAATGGTGATTTGATTATCCCATATAAGTATGAAGAAGCAGGAGCTTTTAGAGATGAATATGCCGTTATTCGAAAAAATGGAAAATATGGAGCAATTAATAGTAAAGGGAAAAAAGTTATTCCTGAAAAATATAATCTATTGGGAGCTTATGGTAGTGGTTTATTTCCTTTTCTAGACAAAGAGGGAAAATGGGGCTATATTAACAGATCCAACAGAATTCAAATCAATCCAATATTTGATAATGCGCAGCCATTTTCTTACGGATATGCCTCTGTAAAAAAAGGAAGATATTGGGGGTTGATTGATGTAATGGGTAAAGAAATTATGCCATTTAATTATCAAAAACCTATCGTAGTTATTTCTCCTAAAAAGGTAAAATACTTAGAGAGTGGAGTTGGGTATATTGAAAAAAACATTAATGAATTATAA
- a CDS encoding ribonucleoside-diphosphate reductase subunit alpha has product MNNETTKTSSYEQLVQARKEGISNNSELKNIAWLTENSRKFLSSGYLTEGVSPEERIMEIAQNAENILKIDGFAKKFYHYMEEGYYSLASPVWSNFGKKRGLPISCFGSHVADDMGDILYSQSEVGMMSKLGGGTSGYFGKLRPRGAEVKNNGVSSGSVHIMQLFEKMVDVVSQGSVRRGRFAPYLPIDHEDIEEFLEIGTEGNPIQELTHGVTVGDQWMQEMIDGDAEKRNIWAKVLQRRGEIGYPYIFFKDHANNGTVDVYKDKNLEIYGSNLCTEIMLPTNEEWSFVCCLSSINLLHYDKWKDTDAVETLTYFLDAVMEEFIQKLEVFRDSSDKDDQLTFRFMEKAYNFAKDNRALGLGALGWHSLLQSKMIAFDDQEAYYLNNEIFKTIKEKSYKASEELAKLYGEPKVMKGYGRRNATLNAIAPTTSSAFILGQVSQGIEPIWSNNYVKDIAKIKTTIKNPFLVTLLEEKGRNTDDVWKSIRDNDGSVSHLTFLSEHERNVFKTYSEIDQKVIVYQASSRQEFIDQGQSVNIMVHPDMPIKEVNSIYVTAWKLGLKSMYYQHSMNAAQKFKQKKECLSCEG; this is encoded by the coding sequence ATGAACAACGAAACGACGAAGACATCTAGCTATGAGCAATTAGTTCAGGCAAGAAAAGAAGGTATAAGTAATAATAGCGAATTAAAGAATATAGCTTGGTTGACAGAGAACAGCCGTAAGTTTTTGAGTTCTGGTTATTTAACTGAAGGGGTTTCACCTGAAGAAAGAATCATGGAGATCGCTCAAAATGCAGAAAACATTTTGAAGATAGATGGTTTTGCGAAGAAATTTTACCATTACATGGAAGAGGGGTATTATTCTTTAGCATCTCCAGTTTGGTCTAACTTTGGAAAAAAGAGAGGGTTACCAATTAGTTGTTTTGGATCTCATGTTGCTGATGATATGGGAGATATCCTTTATAGTCAGTCAGAAGTAGGAATGATGTCTAAATTAGGAGGAGGAACATCTGGTTACTTTGGAAAATTGAGACCAAGAGGAGCTGAAGTAAAAAATAATGGTGTTTCTTCTGGATCAGTTCATATTATGCAACTGTTTGAAAAGATGGTTGATGTAGTTAGTCAAGGTTCTGTAAGAAGAGGACGTTTTGCTCCGTATTTACCGATCGATCATGAGGATATCGAAGAGTTCTTAGAAATCGGAACAGAAGGAAACCCTATTCAAGAGTTGACACATGGTGTTACTGTAGGTGATCAGTGGATGCAAGAAATGATTGATGGAGATGCTGAGAAGAGAAATATCTGGGCAAAAGTTTTACAAAGAAGAGGAGAGATAGGATATCCATATATCTTCTTTAAAGATCATGCTAATAATGGAACTGTTGATGTCTATAAAGATAAAAATTTAGAGATTTACGGAAGTAACTTATGTACTGAAATCATGTTACCAACTAATGAGGAATGGTCTTTTGTTTGCTGTCTTTCATCAATTAACTTATTGCATTACGATAAATGGAAAGATACAGATGCAGTAGAAACATTGACTTACTTTTTGGATGCGGTAATGGAAGAGTTTATCCAAAAGTTAGAGGTTTTCAGAGATTCTAGTGATAAGGATGATCAGTTAACATTCAGGTTTATGGAAAAAGCCTATAACTTTGCTAAAGACAATAGAGCATTAGGTTTAGGAGCATTAGGATGGCACTCTTTATTGCAATCTAAAATGATCGCTTTTGATGATCAAGAGGCTTACTATTTAAACAATGAGATTTTTAAAACAATCAAAGAGAAGTCTTATAAGGCATCTGAAGAATTGGCAAAACTTTATGGAGAGCCAAAGGTGATGAAAGGTTATGGAAGACGTAACGCAACATTGAATGCAATTGCTCCTACAACATCTTCTGCTTTTATTTTAGGGCAAGTTTCACAAGGAATTGAACCAATTTGGTCGAATAATTATGTGAAAGATATTGCTAAAATAAAGACAACAATTAAGAATCCATTTTTGGTAACACTTCTTGAAGAAAAAGGAAGAAATACAGATGATGTATGGAAGAGTATTCGTGATAACGATGGGTCTGTTAGTCATTTAACTTTCTTGTCTGAGCATGAGAGAAATGTTTTTAAAACGTATTCTGAAATAGATCAAAAAGTGATCGTATATCAAGCTTCTAGTAGACAAGAGTTTATTGATCAAGGACAATCAGTTAACATTATGGTTCATCCTGATATGCCAATTAAAGAAGTAAATAGTATTTATGTGACTGCTTGGAAATTAGGGTTAAAATCAATGTATTACCAACACAGTATGAATGCCGCTCAAAAATTTAAACAAAAGAAAGAGTGTCTAAGCTGTGAGGGATAA
- a CDS encoding GEVED domain-containing protein — MKVKNNLAILFILLSAFVSAQHDKAIDSSFSFVIKAKKMSVVTPVFDEPILPLNEDGKTHVVRNKMRRNKFTNSEHALPKGGDPLVGNQKSSHPNKAPIMNWEGLGNAQSGGAVPPDPSGAVGTDHYVQMVNAVYRVFDKNGNALSAPATLGSLLGGGNAGDPIVMYDKYADRWFLSQFKGYPMGEVFVAVSQTADPLGAYYLYEFDLGSFPDYPKYSIWSDGYYLTANKSGENTFVMERDKMLLGDPSAQIIGFTIPSLSTPGFFSVLPATASSTLPAVGTPNYLFYFQDDAWAGGTDNLKIWEVSVDWATPTNSSISAPQVLNVTPFDSEFDANWNDITQPGTSSKIDAVPGALMYMGHYRSFNNYNAIVLNHTVDVNGANLAGIRWYELRQSGTGPWTLHQEGTFSPDTENRWMGSIAMDYQGNIGLAYAVSGATTFPSLRYTGRYATDPLGQMTLNEGVIVNGTSSQTGVNRFGDYAQMTIDPTDDATFWFTGEYISNGWKTRIASFKIANDSDDDIGISAVTSPSSGGLSGSEQVTVTINNYGLNPQSNFPVSYQIDGGSLITETYAGTLAAGSSTSYTFNATGDFSNIGAYTIVAYTDLVNDQARHNDTISYQLEHIGQNDVGVTTIISPASDPTLGANETVTVALENFGLASQSNFPIHYQINQGSVVNEVYNGTLAPGATTTYSFTTTANLSQLGSYTILSYTGLPGDLDLLNDTTIHLVEHEICMPEANCSSGDGLIKVELETLENNTACSGNGYGDYTHLGAVNLENGASYNLKLQSGYSNQRGTVWIDFNDNFEFETSERLITNTNFGTSIHSVALAIPANANLGEHLMRIRTNWKADVIDGCSDVSYGETEDYFVNIIPFTGIDEKYKNVAVEALSKTNNQFEITVKHLQGEEVKLEVHNSIGQKIEAAEFDAQNKWNLDLSQEAVGYYLIRVGNANFSKVLRVWVK, encoded by the coding sequence ATGAAAGTTAAAAACAACCTAGCAATTCTATTTATTTTATTGAGTGCTTTTGTGAGTGCTCAGCATGATAAAGCAATAGACAGCTCATTTAGTTTTGTGATAAAAGCGAAGAAAATGAGTGTGGTAACCCCAGTTTTTGATGAGCCGATCTTGCCATTAAATGAAGACGGTAAGACACATGTGGTTCGAAATAAAATGAGGAGAAACAAGTTTACTAATTCAGAACATGCACTCCCCAAAGGAGGAGACCCACTAGTTGGTAATCAAAAATCATCTCACCCCAATAAAGCTCCTATTATGAATTGGGAAGGGCTCGGAAATGCGCAAAGTGGAGGAGCTGTTCCCCCAGATCCCAGTGGAGCTGTAGGAACTGACCATTATGTTCAAATGGTAAATGCCGTGTATCGCGTTTTTGATAAAAATGGAAATGCGTTATCAGCACCAGCCACTTTAGGGTCTTTGCTTGGTGGAGGTAATGCTGGAGATCCTATTGTGATGTACGATAAATATGCTGATCGATGGTTTTTAAGCCAGTTTAAAGGTTATCCTATGGGAGAAGTTTTTGTTGCAGTTTCTCAAACGGCAGATCCATTAGGTGCTTATTATTTATATGAGTTTGATTTAGGTTCATTTCCAGATTATCCTAAGTATTCAATTTGGTCCGACGGGTATTATTTAACAGCAAATAAATCTGGAGAAAATACTTTTGTGATGGAGCGGGATAAAATGTTATTAGGAGATCCTTCAGCTCAAATAATAGGTTTTACAATCCCATCTTTATCTACACCTGGTTTTTTTAGTGTTTTACCTGCTACGGCGAGCTCTACACTTCCAGCAGTAGGAACACCTAATTATCTGTTTTATTTTCAGGATGATGCTTGGGCAGGAGGGACCGATAATTTAAAAATATGGGAAGTAAGTGTAGATTGGGCTACACCAACTAACTCTTCTATTTCCGCTCCTCAAGTATTAAATGTAACTCCATTTGATAGTGAATTTGATGCCAATTGGAACGATATTACTCAGCCCGGGACAAGTTCAAAAATAGATGCTGTACCTGGAGCTTTAATGTATATGGGGCATTATCGATCTTTTAATAATTACAATGCGATTGTCTTAAACCATACGGTAGATGTGAATGGAGCTAACCTAGCAGGAATTCGTTGGTATGAACTAAGGCAATCAGGAACTGGCCCCTGGACACTTCATCAAGAGGGTACCTTTAGTCCAGATACAGAAAATAGATGGATGGGAAGTATAGCAATGGATTACCAAGGGAATATCGGTTTGGCATACGCTGTATCTGGAGCAACAACTTTCCCGTCATTAAGGTATACAGGTAGGTATGCAACCGATCCTTTAGGACAGATGACATTAAATGAGGGAGTTATCGTTAATGGGACTTCTTCACAAACAGGGGTTAATCGCTTTGGAGATTATGCGCAAATGACAATTGACCCTACCGATGATGCTACTTTTTGGTTTACTGGAGAATACATTTCAAATGGTTGGAAAACAAGAATAGCATCTTTTAAAATTGCCAATGATTCAGATGATGATATTGGTATATCTGCCGTAACAAGTCCGTCTAGTGGAGGATTGTCTGGAAGTGAACAAGTTACCGTTACGATTAATAACTATGGGCTCAATCCTCAGTCCAATTTTCCTGTTTCCTATCAAATAGACGGAGGGAGTCTAATTACAGAAACTTATGCAGGTACTTTAGCTGCAGGAAGCAGTACTTCTTATACTTTTAATGCAACAGGCGACTTTTCTAATATAGGAGCATACACTATTGTGGCTTATACCGATTTGGTTAATGATCAGGCACGTCATAATGATACAATTTCTTATCAACTAGAACATATAGGACAAAATGATGTGGGAGTGACAACGATTATATCGCCTGCTTCTGATCCAACATTAGGAGCTAATGAAACAGTAACTGTTGCTCTTGAAAACTTTGGTTTAGCATCACAGTCCAATTTTCCTATTCATTATCAAATTAACCAAGGGAGTGTTGTTAATGAGGTATATAATGGGACGCTAGCACCTGGTGCAACAACAACTTATTCGTTTACAACTACAGCAAATTTAAGTCAACTAGGAAGTTATACCATTTTATCCTATACTGGATTGCCTGGAGATTTAGATTTGTTGAATGATACCACAATCCATTTGGTGGAACATGAAATATGTATGCCAGAAGCTAACTGTTCTTCAGGAGACGGGTTAATTAAAGTTGAATTAGAAACATTGGAAAATAATACAGCCTGTTCGGGCAATGGATATGGAGATTATACACATTTAGGAGCTGTAAACCTAGAAAATGGAGCCAGCTATAACTTAAAGTTACAATCAGGTTATTCAAATCAAAGAGGAACTGTTTGGATTGATTTTAATGATAACTTTGAATTCGAAACCTCTGAGCGATTAATTACGAATACAAATTTTGGAACCTCTATTCATAGTGTTGCATTAGCTATTCCCGCTAATGCCAATTTAGGTGAGCACTTAATGCGAATACGAACCAATTGGAAAGCAGATGTCATAGATGGATGTTCAGATGTTTCGTACGGGGAAACAGAAGATTATTTTGTGAATATTATTCCTTTTACCGGAATTGATGAAAAATATAAAAACGTTGCTGTTGAAGCACTTAGTAAAACAAATAATCAGTTTGAGATCACCGTGAAGCACTTACAAGGTGAAGAAGTAAAGCTTGAAGTTCATAATTCGATAGGTCAAAAAATAGAAGCAGCTGAATTTGATGCTCAAAATAAATGGAACCTAGATTTAAGTCAAGAAGCAGTAGGGTATTATTTAATTAGAGTTGGCAATGCTAACTTTAGTAAGGTCTTGAGAGTTTGGGTAAAATAG
- a CDS encoding ribonucleotide-diphosphate reductase subunit beta, giving the protein MDNPTTKPTEKLENINLDNILPENTVIEEPILKDNPERFVLFPIQHDDIWQMYKTQQAMIWTAEELDLASDLVDWNEKLNDNERYFIKHVLAFFAASDGIVNENLAENFLSEVQYTEAKFFYGFQVMMENVHSETYSLLIDTYIKDAKEKDYLFNAIETFPPVKTKAEWALRWIDNGSFAERLIAFAAVEGIFFSGSFCAIFWLKKRGLMPGLTFSNELISRDEGLHCDFACLLYNNHLKNQLPKAQVKEIITSAVEIEKEFVTESLPVRLIGMNADLMNQYIEFVADRLLVELECEKVYNATNPFDFMDMINLQGKTNFFEKRVGEYQKAGVKNGAGENNAFSLDADF; this is encoded by the coding sequence ATGGACAATCCAACAACAAAGCCAACGGAAAAATTAGAGAACATTAATCTAGATAACATTTTACCAGAAAACACTGTTATTGAAGAACCCATATTAAAAGATAATCCTGAACGATTTGTTTTATTCCCAATCCAACACGATGACATCTGGCAAATGTACAAAACACAACAAGCCATGATTTGGACAGCTGAAGAGCTAGATTTAGCTTCTGATTTGGTTGATTGGAATGAAAAACTCAACGATAATGAACGTTATTTTATCAAGCATGTTCTTGCGTTCTTTGCTGCATCTGATGGTATTGTAAATGAAAATTTAGCAGAAAACTTTTTAAGTGAAGTACAATATACTGAGGCTAAATTTTTCTACGGTTTCCAAGTTATGATGGAAAATGTTCACTCAGAGACGTATTCGTTATTAATCGACACTTACATCAAGGATGCTAAGGAAAAAGATTATCTATTCAACGCAATTGAGACTTTCCCTCCTGTAAAAACAAAAGCTGAGTGGGCATTAAGATGGATTGATAATGGATCTTTTGCAGAGCGATTAATTGCCTTTGCTGCTGTTGAGGGAATCTTCTTTTCAGGGTCATTTTGCGCCATATTCTGGTTAAAGAAAAGAGGATTAATGCCAGGATTAACTTTCTCAAATGAGTTAATTTCAAGAGATGAAGGTTTACATTGTGATTTCGCTTGTTTATTATACAATAACCACTTAAAAAATCAATTACCAAAAGCACAAGTAAAAGAAATTATTACTTCTGCAGTAGAAATTGAAAAAGAGTTTGTTACAGAATCATTACCTGTTCGTTTAATAGGAATGAATGCAGACTTAATGAACCAATATATAGAATTTGTTGCGGACCGTTTATTAGTAGAATTGGAATGTGAAAAAGTATACAATGCTACTAATCCTTTTGACTTTATGGATATGATTAACCTACAAGGAAAAACTAATTTCTTTGAGAAAAGAGTGGGTGAGTACCAAAAAGCAGGAGTTAAAAATGGAGCAGGAGAAAACAATGCATTTAGTTTAGATGCAGACTTTTAA